One part of the Dioscorea cayenensis subsp. rotundata cultivar TDr96_F1 chromosome 2, TDr96_F1_v2_PseudoChromosome.rev07_lg8_w22 25.fasta, whole genome shotgun sequence genome encodes these proteins:
- the LOC120270798 gene encoding uncharacterized protein LOC120270798 has translation MEDIILGEARADMATLPKLKRFSLCCLPRLTRICQGKLVCNLVWDINLMFCPELKRLPFLINNESFVSATIIGSQAWWETLAWEDLLLKEHVSALFVEGFEHATRLRNAIPNESAKQMFKIARFNFQDEKDEKDLLSIGSLNLGGCFQMYSY, from the exons ATGGAGGATATAATTTTAGGTGAAGCTCGTGCAGATATGGCTACCCTTCCAAAGTTAAAGAGATTTAGTTTGTGTTGCTTGCCCAGGTTGACAAGAATTTGCCAAGGGAAATTGGTTTGTAATTTAGTTTGGGATATCAACCTAATGTTTTGTCCTGAATTGAAGAGGCTCCCTTTCTTGATAAACAATGAGTCATTTGTTTCTGCGACAATCATAGGGAGCCAAGCATGGTGGGAAACATTGGCATGGGAAGATCTACTGTTGAAAGAACATGTTTCAGCTTTATTTGTTGAGGGATTCGAGCATGCTACAAGGCTCAG GAATGCAATTCCAAATGAATCGGCAAAACAAATGTTCAAA ATTGCAAGGTTCAATTTTCAAGATGAGAAAGATGAGAAAGATTTGTTATCAATCGGGTCCCTTAATTTGGGAGGATGTTTTCAAATGTATTCATATTAG